In Salinibacterium sp. dk2585, a single window of DNA contains:
- a CDS encoding glycosyltransferase: MRQRVTAVLVARNGSDTLERTLSALKAQTRAPDVVVAVNAGSQDSSEAILAAFGPTRLTALPPKVPMTFGAAVGHAVGAEQSEDPEAEWLWLLAHDSAPRPEALERLLAAVEIAPSVAVAGPKIMDWSRPDVITDFGQSMTSLGASVSLVQGELDQAQHDVSEDVLGVAATGMLVRRSVFEQLGGFDPGLPGIDSGLDLCVRARLAGHRVIVVPAAKVSSIGVPEVLENEELSPARRARLARVAQLHRRLVYAPAPAVPLHWLSLLPLALLRSFWHLLAKRPGRIPGEFAAAFAAAFDGRVAGARRNLARGKRLGWSAIAPLRVTVAEVRERRGQAREAFSSSGVTVDDPRIGYLGGGGLWVAVFATIAGVIMFMPLLGAQAVMGGGLLPLSPTIGELWSNVGVGWREIGTGFFGPADPFAAVLAVIGSLTFWNPSLSILALHVLALPLASATAWFAARRLTRSPWIPLIASVLWAVAPPFVASLMSGHLGAVISHILLPWFVLALLKGARSISASAGATLLFAVIAACTPVLAPSLVVGWIAWMVVNPRSIPRLIGVPVLAVVLFAPLAIEQFLRGTPLALLADPGAPTIAGATSGWHLALLSPSEGLGGWVDAMSRLSLSGPAAHILVAVLLAPIAVLALLSLMLPGTRRSVPALAVALLGLVTAVAGSRVMVTGLGDTAVPIWPGSGLSLFWLGLLGAVVVALEGLAAADRRGRLAGVAGVVASVAVLAVAMPQLLAVHLGTAHIHASDGRLVPAVVDAEARTSPQIGTLVLTPTAEGALLAKLQRGTGATLDSQSTLASTAQELTSDEETLAELAGNLASRGDYEPQADFERLFIGFVVLAEGESSEHAATAVAQRTSDSLDGRADVTAVGQTDVGLLWRVTERPSAEPEARVGNLDSFEGRLVLGVQGGVALVVLLLAVPTRRQAKPRMQTLDEGPATTFDEDLDD, encoded by the coding sequence ATGCGCCAGAGAGTCACCGCCGTGCTAGTCGCCCGTAATGGGAGCGACACTCTCGAGCGAACCCTCTCCGCCCTCAAGGCCCAGACTCGCGCCCCGGACGTGGTCGTCGCGGTCAACGCGGGGTCACAGGACTCGAGCGAAGCCATCCTCGCCGCCTTCGGGCCCACCAGGCTCACGGCGTTACCGCCGAAGGTGCCCATGACCTTCGGCGCGGCGGTGGGGCACGCGGTCGGCGCAGAACAGTCCGAGGATCCCGAGGCAGAGTGGCTCTGGCTCCTCGCACACGACAGCGCGCCGCGGCCAGAGGCGCTCGAGCGTCTCCTCGCCGCAGTCGAGATCGCCCCTTCCGTTGCGGTCGCCGGCCCCAAGATCATGGACTGGTCACGACCGGATGTCATCACCGACTTTGGCCAGTCGATGACCTCCCTCGGCGCATCCGTCTCCCTCGTGCAGGGCGAGCTCGACCAGGCACAGCATGATGTATCGGAGGACGTGCTGGGTGTCGCCGCGACCGGCATGCTCGTGCGTCGCAGCGTCTTCGAACAGCTAGGCGGCTTCGACCCGGGACTCCCGGGCATCGATTCCGGGCTCGACCTCTGCGTGCGCGCCCGATTGGCCGGACACCGGGTCATTGTCGTGCCGGCCGCCAAGGTCTCCTCGATCGGCGTGCCCGAGGTTCTCGAGAACGAGGAGCTCTCGCCCGCGCGGCGAGCTCGACTGGCTCGGGTCGCGCAACTGCACCGCCGGCTCGTGTACGCCCCGGCTCCTGCGGTACCGCTCCACTGGCTGAGCCTGCTTCCCCTCGCGCTGCTGCGCAGCTTCTGGCACCTGCTCGCCAAGCGGCCGGGGCGCATCCCCGGGGAGTTTGCGGCCGCGTTCGCGGCGGCGTTCGACGGGAGGGTCGCGGGTGCTCGTCGCAACCTCGCACGCGGCAAGCGACTCGGATGGTCGGCGATCGCCCCGCTCCGCGTGACCGTGGCCGAGGTGCGCGAACGCCGCGGGCAGGCGCGCGAGGCCTTCTCGTCGTCGGGCGTCACCGTCGACGATCCCCGCATCGGCTATCTCGGCGGGGGAGGCCTCTGGGTGGCCGTGTTCGCGACCATCGCGGGCGTCATCATGTTCATGCCGCTCCTCGGTGCCCAGGCCGTCATGGGTGGCGGACTCCTGCCGCTCAGCCCGACCATCGGCGAGCTCTGGTCGAACGTGGGAGTGGGCTGGCGCGAGATCGGCACGGGCTTCTTCGGTCCGGCTGACCCCTTCGCTGCCGTGCTCGCGGTGATCGGGTCCCTCACCTTCTGGAACCCGTCCCTCAGCATCCTTGCGCTCCATGTGCTGGCGCTTCCCCTCGCCTCCGCGACGGCCTGGTTCGCCGCGCGACGTCTCACACGCTCGCCGTGGATTCCCCTCATCGCCTCCGTGCTGTGGGCGGTCGCGCCGCCATTCGTCGCGTCGCTCATGAGTGGCCACCTCGGCGCCGTGATCTCCCACATCCTGCTGCCCTGGTTCGTGCTTGCACTGCTCAAGGGAGCGCGCTCGATCTCGGCCTCAGCTGGCGCGACGCTGCTCTTTGCCGTCATCGCCGCGTGTACCCCCGTGCTGGCCCCGAGTCTCGTGGTCGGCTGGATCGCCTGGATGGTGGTCAACCCCCGCAGCATCCCGCGGCTCATCGGCGTGCCGGTGCTCGCGGTCGTGCTCTTTGCGCCGCTCGCGATCGAGCAGTTCCTGCGCGGCACGCCGCTGGCCCTGCTCGCCGACCCCGGTGCTCCGACGATCGCCGGCGCGACCTCCGGCTGGCACCTGGCCCTCCTCAGCCCGAGTGAGGGACTCGGCGGCTGGGTCGACGCGATGTCCAGGCTCTCGCTTTCCGGCCCGGCGGCCCACATCCTTGTCGCCGTCCTCCTGGCACCCATCGCGGTGCTCGCGCTGCTCTCGCTCATGCTGCCCGGAACACGCCGTTCGGTACCCGCCCTCGCGGTCGCGCTCCTCGGCCTCGTCACGGCCGTCGCGGGGTCTCGCGTCATGGTCACCGGTCTCGGCGACACCGCCGTGCCGATCTGGCCGGGCAGCGGGCTGTCCCTCTTCTGGCTGGGCCTGCTCGGTGCCGTGGTGGTGGCACTCGAGGGGCTGGCGGCGGCCGACCGCAGGGGGCGCCTCGCGGGGGTCGCCGGGGTCGTGGCATCCGTCGCCGTGCTTGCCGTGGCGATGCCGCAGCTGCTCGCGGTGCATCTCGGCACCGCCCACATCCACGCGAGCGACGGCCGCCTCGTGCCCGCGGTTGTCGACGCCGAGGCGCGAACGTCCCCCCAGATTGGCACGCTCGTGCTGACGCCAACGGCCGAGGGAGCCCTGCTGGCGAAACTCCAGCGCGGCACGGGCGCGACACTCGACTCGCAGTCGACACTCGCATCCACGGCGCAGGAGCTTACGAGCGACGAGGAGACCCTCGCCGAGCTCGCGGGCAACCTTGCCTCCCGCGGCGACTACGAGCCCCAGGCCGACTTCGAGCGCCTCTTCATCGGCTTCGTCGTGCTCGCCGAGGGTGAGTCGAGCGAGCACGCGGCCACGGCGGTCGCGCAGCGCACGAGTGATTCCCTCGACGGACGAGCGGATGTCACGGCGGTCGGCCAGACCGATGTGGGCCTGCTCTGGCGAGTCACCGAACGGCCCTCCGCCGAGCCGGAGGCACGCGTCGGCAACCTCGACAGCTTCGAGGGACGCCTCGTGCTCGGCGTGCAGGGCGGCGTCGCGCTCGTCGTGCTGCTGCTCGCGGTACCGACGAGGCGACAGGCGAAGCCCAGGATGCAGACGCTCGACGAGGGCCCGGCCACGACCTTCGATGAGGATCTCGATGACTGA
- the galE gene encoding UDP-glucose 4-epimerase GalE, whose product MTVLVTGGAGYIGSHVVRLLRERGTAVVIADDLSNGVHARTEGIPTLEIDLATDATPRVLRDFIAQHAVDSLIHFAARKQVGESVQRPAWYYSQNVGSLANVLMAIEGTPVDRVVFSSSAAVYGEPDTGAVAEDDPTRPINPYGETKLVGEQLLAGSVTALGISVTSLRYFNVAGAGWPDLGDTAVQNLVPMVFERLDAGDRPKIFGDDYPTPDGTCIRDYIHVLDLAEAHLAALDHLEARRGKGEAPAASVFNVGTGEGSSVREVVDAIARASGTTLEPEVLPRRAGDPPMLVADPARIREVLGWQARHGLDDIVASAWQAHTAG is encoded by the coding sequence ATGACCGTACTGGTCACCGGCGGAGCCGGCTACATCGGATCGCACGTCGTGCGCCTCCTGCGCGAGCGAGGCACGGCGGTGGTGATCGCCGACGACCTCAGCAACGGCGTCCACGCGCGCACCGAGGGCATCCCCACGCTCGAGATCGACCTTGCGACGGATGCGACGCCGAGGGTCCTGCGCGACTTCATCGCCCAGCACGCGGTCGACTCCCTCATCCACTTCGCCGCCCGCAAGCAGGTCGGCGAGTCCGTGCAGCGCCCGGCCTGGTACTACTCGCAGAACGTCGGCTCCCTCGCAAACGTGCTGATGGCCATCGAGGGAACTCCCGTCGACCGCGTCGTCTTCTCCTCGTCGGCCGCCGTGTATGGCGAACCCGACACCGGGGCGGTGGCCGAAGACGACCCGACGAGGCCCATCAACCCCTACGGCGAGACCAAGCTCGTGGGCGAGCAACTCCTTGCCGGTTCGGTCACGGCACTCGGCATCTCCGTCACGTCCCTGCGGTACTTCAACGTCGCGGGCGCCGGATGGCCGGACCTCGGTGACACGGCAGTGCAGAACCTCGTGCCCATGGTCTTCGAGCGCCTGGATGCGGGCGACCGGCCCAAGATCTTCGGCGACGACTACCCGACGCCTGACGGCACCTGCATTCGCGACTACATCCATGTGCTCGACCTCGCCGAAGCGCATCTCGCCGCCCTGGACCACCTCGAAGCCCGTCGGGGCAAGGGTGAGGCGCCCGCGGCATCCGTGTTCAATGTCGGAACGGGCGAGGGCAGCAGCGTGCGTGAGGTGGTCGACGCCATCGCCCGTGCTTCTGGCACAACCCTCGAGCCCGAGGTGCTGCCTCGTCGCGCTGGCGACCCGCCCATGCTCGTCGCGGACCCCGCTCGGATCCGGGAGGTGCTCGGTTGGCAGGCGCGTCACGGACTCGACGACATCGTGGCCTCCGCCTGGCAAGCACACACCGCAGGCTGA
- a CDS encoding O-antigen ligase, which yields MPRTVPSPQRGVEAYAALVLFTLLAGDAWRNSVSWLGWGILIAALGVIGGVMLVRRWKDIRPDSFPYPLLAFLVLATASIAWSAYPQWTALGALAQWVTTAGAGLLALTLDWRAFLRVLRRAISAILALSLLFELIVAIFVRQPVFPFFTDWKVGEVPIMYAWSRAELFTGGPIQGIVGNSSTLGFIALLGLIVFGIGWFVDRDITTYADPRAADATTPKRRSLDTAVWFIVAAVTVVLTASATITVAIVACLLVLALVRLMQRIPSGLPRLAAGTAAFLVAGAIVTVAILSRDSLLGLLGKSADLTGRLDNWRIVTDLASERPVAGWGWVSYWVPWVEPFDGLVVRNDTEQLHAHNAWLDVWLQLGIIGLIVFGALVLSVATRTWFIALDGASATHRGDRTLSLLPILLLTALLVQSLVESRLLLEYGWFLLAYLAFATRRVHVSADGPVRWMPVRR from the coding sequence ATGCCCCGCACCGTCCCCTCGCCCCAGCGCGGCGTCGAGGCATACGCCGCGCTCGTGCTCTTCACCCTTCTCGCCGGCGACGCCTGGCGCAACTCGGTCAGCTGGCTCGGCTGGGGCATCCTCATCGCCGCGCTCGGCGTCATCGGCGGCGTCATGCTCGTGCGCCGTTGGAAGGACATTCGTCCGGACAGCTTCCCCTACCCCCTCCTCGCGTTCCTCGTGCTCGCGACCGCCTCGATCGCTTGGTCGGCGTACCCGCAGTGGACAGCCCTCGGCGCGCTCGCCCAGTGGGTCACGACGGCGGGCGCGGGACTGCTCGCGCTGACGCTCGACTGGCGAGCCTTCCTTCGAGTGCTGCGCAGGGCGATCTCCGCCATCCTTGCCCTCTCGCTCCTCTTCGAGCTCATCGTCGCGATCTTCGTGCGGCAGCCCGTCTTCCCCTTCTTCACCGACTGGAAGGTCGGCGAGGTGCCGATCATGTACGCGTGGTCGCGTGCCGAACTCTTCACGGGCGGGCCGATCCAGGGGATAGTCGGCAACTCCAGCACGCTCGGCTTCATCGCCCTACTCGGGCTGATCGTCTTCGGCATCGGCTGGTTCGTCGACCGCGACATCACCACCTACGCGGATCCCCGTGCTGCCGACGCCACCACGCCCAAGCGTCGCAGCCTCGACACGGCAGTGTGGTTCATCGTCGCCGCCGTGACCGTCGTGCTGACGGCATCCGCCACCATCACGGTCGCGATCGTGGCATGCCTACTCGTGCTCGCGCTCGTGCGCCTCATGCAGCGCATCCCCTCGGGACTGCCGCGCCTCGCGGCGGGCACCGCCGCGTTCCTCGTCGCCGGAGCGATCGTGACCGTGGCGATCCTCTCCCGCGACAGCCTGCTCGGCCTGCTCGGCAAGAGCGCCGACCTCACCGGCCGCCTCGACAACTGGCGCATCGTCACCGACCTCGCCTCGGAGCGCCCCGTCGCAGGTTGGGGCTGGGTCAGCTACTGGGTACCGTGGGTTGAGCCCTTCGACGGGCTCGTCGTCCGCAATGACACGGAACAGCTCCACGCCCACAACGCCTGGCTCGATGTCTGGCTGCAGCTCGGCATCATCGGGCTCATCGTCTTCGGCGCGCTGGTGCTGTCGGTCGCGACGCGCACCTGGTTCATCGCGCTCGACGGCGCATCCGCGACCCACCGCGGCGACCGCACGCTCTCGCTCCTGCCGATCCTGCTGCTCACGGCCCTGCTCGTGCAGAGCCTCGTCGAGAGCCGTCTCCTGCTCGAGTACGGGTGGTTCCTGCTCGCGTACCTTGCCTTCGCAACGCGGCGCGTGCACGTCAGCGCGGACGGGCCGGTGCGCTGGATGCCCGTGCGGCGATAG
- the manA gene encoding mannose-6-phosphate isomerase, class I translates to MFRITNDPRPYAWGSRAAIAELRGVEPSGEPEAELWFGTHSGSPARIVAAEGARAPRTLAEAVAAEGGDGHLPYLLKLLAAASPLSLQAHPTAEQAQRGFEREEAAGIPVDAPHRNYRDRSPKPEVILAVSERFEALCGFREPAESAAAIRELADGDPALEDLAARVEGGPLRDVFEWLITRGEGVQELVATAQRLAKARDGAAADTVRMLAAEYPADPGVVIALLLNRVELRRGEALFLPAGNIHAYLHGMGVELMTASDNVLRGGLTPKHVDVAELLSVLDFTPGSPPRIVPEQIDAGVDAFRPEGVDFELVRVRGGGTFVATGGSIALCIRGNAELRTDVTELPLSQGEAVYISRGESARVQAAPHGEIVVASQR, encoded by the coding sequence TTGTTCCGCATCACGAATGACCCCCGGCCCTATGCGTGGGGGTCGCGCGCGGCGATTGCCGAGCTGCGCGGTGTAGAGCCCTCGGGGGAGCCGGAGGCTGAGCTGTGGTTCGGCACGCATTCGGGGAGCCCTGCACGCATCGTGGCGGCGGAAGGGGCGCGCGCTCCTAGGACGCTGGCCGAGGCAGTCGCTGCCGAGGGTGGCGACGGGCATCTCCCGTATCTGCTGAAGCTCCTCGCGGCGGCCAGCCCGCTCTCCTTGCAGGCGCATCCGACGGCGGAGCAGGCACAGCGGGGGTTCGAGCGCGAGGAGGCGGCGGGCATCCCTGTCGACGCCCCGCACCGCAACTACCGGGACCGTTCGCCGAAGCCCGAGGTCATCCTCGCAGTCAGCGAGCGCTTCGAGGCGCTGTGCGGTTTCCGCGAACCGGCGGAGTCGGCGGCGGCGATCCGCGAGCTCGCGGATGGTGACCCGGCGCTCGAGGACCTGGCCGCTCGCGTCGAGGGCGGCCCACTTCGTGACGTCTTCGAGTGGCTGATCACGAGGGGCGAGGGAGTCCAGGAACTCGTTGCCACGGCGCAGAGACTCGCGAAGGCCCGGGATGGTGCTGCGGCCGACACGGTACGGATGCTCGCGGCCGAGTATCCGGCAGACCCCGGTGTCGTGATCGCCCTGCTGTTGAACAGGGTCGAGTTGCGGCGAGGCGAGGCGCTCTTCTTGCCAGCCGGCAACATCCACGCCTACCTGCATGGCATGGGCGTCGAGCTGATGACAGCGTCGGACAACGTGCTGCGCGGGGGGCTCACGCCCAAGCACGTGGACGTCGCCGAGCTGCTGAGTGTGCTGGACTTCACGCCGGGGTCGCCGCCGCGCATCGTCCCCGAGCAGATCGACGCAGGGGTGGACGCGTTTCGTCCCGAGGGGGTCGACTTCGAGCTCGTGCGGGTGCGTGGGGGAGGGACGTTCGTCGCCACCGGTGGCTCGATAGCGCTGTGCATCCGTGGGAATGCCGAATTGCGAACGGATGTCACGGAGCTGCCGCTCTCGCAGGGAGAAGCGGTCTACATCTCCCGTGGTGAGTCCGCACGGGTACAGGCCGCGCCGCACGGGGAGATCGTGGTCGCCTCGCAGCGGTGA
- a CDS encoding O-antigen ligase has product MATPGTRLIPDAGWAFFASAAFTKAATLAALGIVFLAHPITAMIGWWGYGAMLATLALLCGVSLYGRRGEIEWQGMLPISLLVFVGWSAASVVWSQYNWASLGGVAYQVAVAFLGVYIALSRDLLQLVRAVGDVLRVVLILSLAMEVFAGLLIDMPIPFLGISGNLPLGGPLEGLMGTRNQFGVVAAIAVMTFFVEVATRSVSRWVSATSLAGALLVVVLTQSPVTIGVLAVLAVATAVLFGIRRASEQLRQALNIALVVVVGATLVIVWVARQRILDLLNAGSEFELRYTLWMQVLGLSRLHPIEGFGWVGIWPRDVPPYSWFLMAGRGHASALNGFVDVALQLGLVGLAAFVALLGLALVRSWLLATRRRTIIYVWPALVLLVLAVTSLAESSLLVGFGWLTLVICCVMASRNLSWRTRLPRDAGTVT; this is encoded by the coding sequence ATGGCAACCCCAGGCACGCGACTGATCCCCGATGCGGGGTGGGCCTTCTTCGCATCGGCGGCGTTCACGAAGGCTGCGACGCTCGCCGCCCTCGGCATCGTCTTCCTCGCGCACCCGATCACGGCGATGATCGGCTGGTGGGGATACGGAGCCATGCTCGCCACCCTCGCCCTGCTGTGCGGCGTCTCACTCTACGGGAGGCGCGGGGAGATCGAGTGGCAGGGGATGCTGCCGATCTCACTGCTCGTGTTCGTCGGGTGGAGCGCAGCCTCGGTCGTGTGGAGCCAGTACAACTGGGCGTCCCTTGGCGGAGTCGCCTACCAGGTGGCTGTCGCGTTCCTCGGCGTCTACATCGCGCTAAGTCGTGACCTCCTCCAGCTCGTGCGAGCCGTAGGCGACGTCTTGAGAGTGGTACTCATCCTCTCGCTTGCTATGGAGGTCTTCGCGGGACTCCTCATCGACATGCCGATCCCGTTCCTGGGCATCTCGGGCAACCTGCCCCTCGGGGGTCCGCTTGAGGGACTCATGGGGACCCGCAACCAGTTCGGAGTCGTGGCCGCGATCGCCGTCATGACCTTCTTCGTCGAGGTGGCAACCCGGTCGGTGAGCCGTTGGGTCTCGGCGACCTCCCTCGCGGGAGCGCTTCTCGTCGTCGTGCTGACACAGTCACCCGTCACCATTGGAGTGCTCGCCGTCCTGGCGGTCGCGACCGCCGTGCTCTTCGGCATCCGTCGTGCGAGCGAGCAGTTGCGGCAGGCGCTCAACATCGCACTCGTCGTCGTCGTGGGCGCGACACTCGTGATTGTGTGGGTCGCCCGCCAGCGCATCCTCGACCTGCTCAACGCGGGAAGCGAGTTCGAGTTGCGGTACACGCTTTGGATGCAGGTGCTGGGGCTGAGTCGCCTCCACCCGATCGAGGGTTTCGGGTGGGTCGGAATCTGGCCTCGCGATGTGCCACCGTATTCGTGGTTCCTCATGGCCGGGCGCGGACACGCGTCGGCACTCAACGGATTCGTCGACGTCGCGCTCCAGCTCGGGCTCGTCGGCCTCGCTGCCTTCGTTGCCCTCCTGGGCCTCGCACTCGTCAGGTCGTGGCTCCTCGCGACCCGTCGCCGCACCATCATCTATGTCTGGCCCGCGCTGGTTCTCCTCGTTCTGGCCGTGACCTCGCTGGCGGAGAGTTCCCTGCTGGTCGGCTTCGGCTGGCTCACTCTGGTCATCTGCTGCGTCATGGCATCACGAAACCTCAGTTGGCGCACTCGACTCCCGAGGGACGCCGGCACGGTCACCTGA
- a CDS encoding WhiB family transcriptional regulator, producing the protein MAPDLQRRGVPDDWFVDPVSLGVPGVRRPSADDDDNALAWQADSLCAQTDPEAFFPEKGGSTRDAKKICTACEVRVQCLEYALANDERFGIWGGLSERERRKLRKRAV; encoded by the coding sequence ATGGCGCCGGACCTACAGCGGAGGGGAGTCCCCGACGACTGGTTCGTAGACCCGGTCTCACTCGGGGTTCCCGGAGTGCGTCGTCCCTCGGCGGATGATGATGACAACGCGCTCGCCTGGCAGGCCGACTCGCTCTGCGCCCAGACCGACCCCGAGGCCTTCTTCCCGGAGAAGGGCGGCTCGACCCGCGACGCCAAGAAGATCTGCACGGCGTGCGAGGTTCGCGTGCAGTGCCTCGAGTACGCGCTCGCCAACGATGAGCGCTTCGGCATCTGGGGCGGTCTCTCCGAACGCGAACGGCGCAAGCTTCGCAAGCGTGCGGTCTGA
- the gmd gene encoding GDP-mannose 4,6-dehydratase yields the protein MKRALITGITGQDGLYLGELLISKGYEVYGLVRGQNNPKLDTVRRILPDVKLIFGDLTDLPSLLRALETARPHEVYNLGAISFVAYSWENASMTSDVTGKGAFNMLEATRLWAGSKLDDVRFYQASSSEMFGKVQEVPQRESTLLWPRSPYGVAKVFAHYMTINYRESYGMHASSGILFNHESPRRGPEFVTRKITKAVARISLGLQETVSLGNLDASRDWGFAGDYVEAMWLMLQQEQADDYVIATGETQTIRELLDVAFGHVGVTDWERHVTQDPRFMRPAEVDLLVGDPAKARETLGWKPKVDFRQLVQMMVDSDIEEQRQLSR from the coding sequence ATGAAGCGCGCACTCATCACAGGAATCACGGGCCAGGACGGCCTCTACCTGGGTGAGTTGCTCATCTCGAAGGGGTATGAGGTCTACGGCCTCGTGCGGGGGCAGAACAACCCCAAGCTCGACACGGTGCGTCGCATCCTTCCCGACGTCAAGCTCATCTTCGGTGACCTGACCGATCTCCCGAGCCTTCTGCGCGCCCTCGAGACGGCGCGGCCCCACGAGGTCTACAACCTCGGCGCGATCTCCTTCGTCGCCTATTCGTGGGAGAACGCCTCTATGACATCGGATGTCACGGGCAAGGGTGCCTTCAACATGCTTGAAGCCACGCGCCTCTGGGCCGGCTCCAAGCTCGACGATGTCCGCTTCTACCAGGCGTCGAGCTCGGAGATGTTCGGCAAGGTGCAGGAGGTCCCGCAGCGCGAGTCGACTCTGCTCTGGCCGCGCTCGCCGTACGGGGTCGCGAAAGTCTTCGCGCACTACATGACGATCAACTATCGCGAGTCCTACGGCATGCATGCCTCCTCGGGCATTCTTTTCAACCATGAGTCGCCGCGACGCGGCCCGGAGTTCGTGACCCGCAAGATCACGAAGGCCGTCGCCCGCATCTCGCTGGGGCTGCAGGAGACGGTCTCGCTCGGCAACCTGGACGCGAGCCGCGATTGGGGCTTCGCTGGTGACTACGTCGAGGCGATGTGGCTCATGCTGCAGCAGGAGCAGGCCGATGACTATGTGATCGCCACGGGGGAGACCCAGACCATCCGAGAGCTGCTGGATGTGGCATTCGGGCACGTCGGCGTCACCGATTGGGAACGCCACGTGACGCAGGACCCGCGCTTCATGCGTCCCGCAGAGGTGGACCTGCTGGTCGGCGACCCGGCCAAGGCCCGCGAGACCCTGGGCTGGAAGCCCAAGGTCGACTTCCGCCAGCTCGTGCAGATGATGGTCGACTCCGACATTGAGGAGCAGCGGCAGCTCAGCCGCTGA